The following coding sequences are from one Triticum aestivum cultivar Chinese Spring chromosome 5A, IWGSC CS RefSeq v2.1, whole genome shotgun sequence window:
- the LOC123104788 gene encoding uncharacterized protein isoform X2 has protein sequence MVKGSSGNIQSYFKRQRTKTPPEDPPATQPLPLLLEWEQQQENQDEEPQINNSVPLPVLFLGKEFLERDPALRPQIWQYPPNQRDNVRRAYLSLGPMQPKLKQYRASGKKGHQRRFQYKWFDSFPSWLEYSEDSHRAYCLLCLVSSRNILAKGGSDVFTVHGFDNWKKVNDEKYCALLGHEGSTPCSPHNNAVIERQALLNQAGHLENVVAAKDDEKVERNRLRLKASVAVVRWLTFQSCAFRGHNEKAESKNKRNFLELLGLLAEFNPDLAKVILGNSPYNSKYTSPDIQKEILSIYASKVRRHIREDLGDSKFSILVDETCDVAKREQMALVFRFVDKAGFSQERFFDLIHVANTKSMTLKDKLCSALSLNGFDI, from the coding sequence ATGGTTAAAGGCAGCAGCGGCAACATTCAGTCATACTTCAAAAGACAAAGAACAAAGACACCACCTGAAGatcctccagctacacaacctttACCTCTGCTTCTTGAATGGGAACAACAACAAGAAAATCAAGATGAAGAGCCTCAAATAAATAATTCAGTTCCTCTTCCTGTTCTATTCCTAGGTAAGGAATTCTTGGAGCGAGACCCCGCACTGCGACCACAAATTTGGCAGTACCCACCAAATCAGAGAGATAATGTGCGGAGGGCATATTTGTCGTTAGGCCCCATGCAACCAAAACTCAAACAGTATAGAGCTTCTGGTAAAAAGGGCCATCAGCGTCGCTTCCAATATAAGTGGTTTGATAGTTTCCCATCATGGCTAGAGTACTCAGAGGACAGCCATCGCGCATACTGTTTACTCTGCCTTGTTTCCAGCAGAAATATCTTAGCAAAAGGAGGCTCTGATGTATTCACAGTACATGGATTTGATAACTGGAAAAAAGTGAATGATGAAAAATATTGTGCACTCTTAGGCCATGAAGGTTCTACGCCATGCTCACCACACAACAATGCAGTCATAGAACGTCAAGCATTGTTGAACCAGGCAGGTCATTTAGAAAATGTTGTAGCAGCAAAGGATGATGAAAAGGTAGAAAGAAACCGTTTAAGGCTAAAAGCATCTGTTGCGGTTGTTAGGTGGCTCACATTTCAGTCTTGCGCTTTTAGAGGACATAATGAGAAAGCCGAgtcaaagaataaacgaaattttCTTGAATTGTTAGGGCTTCTCGCAGAGTTCAATCCTGATCTTGCCAAAGTCATTTTGGGGAATTCTCCATACAACTCAAAGTACACATCTCCAGATATTCAAAAGGAAATCTTGTCCATATATGCATCTAAAGTTAGGAGACATATCCGTGAAGATTTGGGGGATTCCAAATTCTCTATTCTGGTGGATGAGACATGTGATGTGGCTAAAAGAGAACAAATGGCATTGGTTTTCAGATTTGTTGATAAAGCTGGCTTTTCACAAGAGCGGTTCTTTGATTTGATACATGTGGCCAACACCAAGTCCATGACACTGAAAGATAAATTGTGCTCTGCATTATCATTAAATGGTTTTGATATTTAG
- the LOC123104788 gene encoding zinc finger protein 862 isoform X1, producing the protein MRGELNGLQSLFLKVCPYAYYVHCYAHRLQLALVDASKEVVPVAQFFQKLIFIINTVDSSSKRHDELHDAQLVELARMIENGSIQTGQGANQTRSLKRPGDTRWGSHFGSIHSLMKLFNAVNFVIQDMASDGSVVGSIRADTSFSYLSSFEFVFILCMMKEILGITEGLGQALQKRSQDIVNVVRLVFATKECLRQLRSDNGWEEFFCIVVEFCVNHDTKIPDMKETCIMRGGRARHQPDHFTKEQYFRVEIFRATLDSQLHELDRRFNEKMMDLLSTSATLIPRNKFKSFKGSDICELVKKYYPADFSQQDVYGLENQLKLFVPDASSDVELKNISILTDLCQLLVETGRDRIYHLIDRLLRLLVTFPVSIASAERAFSSLKIIKTRLRNTMKDENLANNLVVHIEREIAEKYTFEDILAEFKSISDRKADL; encoded by the coding sequence ATGAGAGGAGAGCTGAATGGGTTGCAGTCTCTTTTTCTCAAGGTATGCCCATATGCATACTATGTTCATTGTTATGCTCACAGATTGCAGCTAGCACTAGTAGATGCATCCAAAGAGGTGGTTCCTGTTGCCCAGTTTTTTCAGAAGTTGATCTTCATTATTAACACAGTCGACTCCTCATCAAAACGCCATGATGAGCTCCATGATGCCCAATTGGTAGAACTAGCACGTATGATAGAAAATGGAAGCATTCAGACTGGTCAAGGGGCAAATCAGACTCGATCACTTAAAAGACCCGGGGACACTAGGTGGGGTTCTCACTTTGGTTCTATTCATAGCCTTATGAAGTTGTTTAATGCGGTAAATTTTGTTATCCAAGATATGGCTTCAGATGGATCAGTAGTGGGATCAATACGTGCTGACACTTCTTTCAGCTATTTGTCCTCATTCGAGTTTGTCTTTATCTTATGTATGATGAAGGAGATATTAGGGATAACTGAAGGACTTGGTCAGGCTTTACAAAAGAGGTCACAAGACATTGTAAATGTTGTTCGTCTAGTGTTTGCAACAAAAGAGTGTCTTCGTCAGTTGAGATCGGACAATGGCTGGGAGGAATTcttttgcatagttgttgaatttTGTGTGAATCATGACACTAAAATTCCAGACATGAAGGAAACTTGTATCATGCGTGGTGGCCGTGCACGGCATCAGCCTGATCATTTCACTAAGGAGCAATATTTCCGAGTCGAGATATTCCGTGCAACTCTTGACAGCCAACTACATGAATTGGATCGCAGGTTCAATGAGAAGATGATGGATCTTCTGTCCACCAGTGCCACATTAATTCCTAGAAATAAATTTAAATCTTTTAAAGGTAGTGATATATGTGAGTTGGTGAAGAAGTATTACCCAGCAGATTTTAGTCAACAAGACGTGTATGGCTTGGAAAACCAACTAAAACTCTTTGTTCCTGATGCTTCCAGTGATGTAGAgttgaaaaatatatcaatattgaCTGACCTTTGCCAACTCCTTGTTGAGACTGGAAGAGATAGAATCTACCATCTAATTGACAGGCTACTTCGTCTACTTGTTACTTTTCCAGTTTCTATAGCTAGTGCTGAACGAGCATTTTCCAGTTTGAAGATCATCAAAACAAGGCTGCGTAATACAATGAAAGATGAGAATCTTGCCAATAACTTGGTTGTTCACATAGAGCGTGAAATCGCAGAGAAATACACGTTTGAGGACATTTTAGCAGAATTCAAAAGCATAAGTGATCGAAAAGCTGATCTGTAG